The following nucleotide sequence is from Roseivirga sp. BDSF3-8.
CACCCAGGAGATCACCAAGTCGGTACTGGCCATGGCAGAGCGTAACATGGATTCGATGGGAGAAGAGTCCAGCATTAAGCGTAAAGTGTTTAATGTGATGGTGGAGTGCCTCCAGAATATTGTAAAGCATGCTGATGATAAGGCAGAAGACGTAGAGCGTCAGACGGCTATTTTCATGATAGGCAAGCAGGAGGACGAATACATTATTATTTCCGGTAATCCTATCCGGAATGAATTTGTGCCTAACCTTCGCGAAAAACTCGAGCGTATTAATGGTTTGGACAAAGACGGTCTTAAGCAGCTTTACAAGGATATCATCAAAAACACCGAGATATCGGACAAAGGTGGCGCAGGGCTAGGGTTTGTTGACATGGCGCGAAAGTCAGGACGTCCGTTGGAATTTGACTTTGAACCTATCAACGACCAGCAGTCTTTCTTCTCACTTACGACCAAAATCGCAAGACTTTAAATAAACGCTAACAACTGGAAACTATGGAAATCATAAATCTGGAGGGTACTGAAGATACCCCAAAGATCCTGTTGGATAAAGGAAACGGCATTTTCGAAATATCCGGTCGTTCCCTTCCTGAGGATTCTGCTGAATTTTACGGGCCCGTTCTCGACTGGATTGGTGCCTACAGCGAAGATCCCAACCCTTCTACCAACTTTGTATTTAAGCTGGAGTATTTCAACACGGCATCTTCCAAACTTATTCTGGATGTACTGAGCGCATTGGAGGATGTTGACAATATCTCTATTGACTGGTATTTCCATGAGGATGATGAGGACATGGAAGAAGCAGGTGAGGAATTCAGCGAACTGGTAGAAATTCCGTTCGAATTTAAAACTTACTAAGGAGTGCCGGATGCTTCCGGTACTTCCGTT
It contains:
- a CDS encoding SiaB family protein kinase; this translates as MKYIYELHKTMLARNLILVYEGEFTQEITKSVLAMAERNMDSMGEESSIKRKVFNVMVECLQNIVKHADDKAEDVERQTAIFMIGKQEDEYIIISGNPIRNEFVPNLREKLERINGLDKDGLKQLYKDIIKNTEISDKGGAGLGFVDMARKSGRPLEFDFEPINDQQSFFSLTTKIARL
- a CDS encoding DUF1987 domain-containing protein, whose product is MEIINLEGTEDTPKILLDKGNGIFEISGRSLPEDSAEFYGPVLDWIGAYSEDPNPSTNFVFKLEYFNTASSKLILDVLSALEDVDNISIDWYFHEDDEDMEEAGEEFSELVEIPFEFKTY